A genomic window from Lycium barbarum isolate Lr01 chromosome 4, ASM1917538v2, whole genome shotgun sequence includes:
- the LOC132635482 gene encoding premnaspirodiene oxygenase-like — translation MEPIAIYLFASAFLILVILKIRTTSSSSKLPPGPWKLPIIGNLHQLAAGGPLIHKVLRDFAKKHGPLMHLQFGHVSTILVSAPETAKQVMKTHDIVFASRSQPLCAKIISYDSVNIGFAPYGEYWRQMRKICVLDLLSTKRVQSFRSLREEEFTGLARLLASQAGSPVNLTQMLHTTMLGFTSRAAFGKKYKNQEKFISILLELLKVGTGFNIADFYPSIKWLQDITGLRTKLEKLHREVDKLLDEIIDDHISTDNNNTSMHEDLVDVLLRVQNDGNYEITRNNIKAVILDMFAAGTDTSATTVDWTMAEMLKNPSALEKAQEEVRRVFSEKGYVDESHFDELKYVRAVIKETLRLHPPAPLLLPRLSREKCKIDGYEIPQNTQVIVNAWTIGRDPRYWEDAECFKAERFLDSSIDFSGNNFEYIPFGAGRRMCPGMSFGLANVELPLALFLYHFDWKLPNGMKHEELDMSEVYVGVAVRRELNMHVIPIVSKPV, via the exons ATGGAACCCATTGCAATTTATCTCTTTGCTTCTGCATTTCTCATCCTTGTTATTCTCAAAATAAGAACCACTAGCAGTTCTTCAAAGCTTCCTCCAGGACCATGGAAGTTACCTATTATTGGAAATTTGCACCAATTAGCAGCTGGTGGCCCTTTAATCCACAAAGTCCTTAGAGACTTTGCTAAAAAACATGGACCATTAATGCACTTGCAATTTGGACATGTCTCTACTATACTTGTTTCCGCACCCGAAACTGCAAAACAGGTGATGAAAACTCATGACATAGTCTTTGCTTCAAGGTCTCAGCCCCTTTGTGCTAAGATTATTTCTTATGATTCCGTCAACATAGGATTCGCTCCGTATGGCGAATACTGGAGACAGATGCGTAAAATTTGCGTACTTGATCTCCTAAGTACCAAGCGCGTTCAGTCCTTCCGTTCTCTCAGAGAAGAAGAGTTCACAG GTCTGGCTAGATTGCTGGCTAGCCAAGCTGGATCCCCTGTTAATTTGACTCAAATGCTACATACAACCATGTTGGGATTCACTTCCAGAGCAGCATTTGGGAAAAAGTACAAGAACCAAGAAAAGTTCATATCTATATTACTTGAACTTCTTAAAGTGGGGACTGGCTTTAATATTGCTGATTTTTACCCTTCAATCAAGTGGCTTCAAGATATAACTGGTCTCAGGACAAAACTGGAGAAGCTTCACCGTGAAGTAGATAAGCTACTTGATGAGATTATAGATGACCATATATCTActgacaacaacaacacaagtatGCATGAGGACCTCGTGGATGTCCTTTTGAGAGTCCAAAATGATGGAAATTATGAAATAACTCGAAACAACATTAAAGCAGTGATCTTG GACATGTTTGCAGCTGGAACAGATACTTCAGCTACAACTGTTGATTGGACAATGGCAGAAATGCTAAAGAACCCAAGTGCCTTAGAGAAAGCACAAGAAGAAGTCAGGAGAGTTTTTAGTGAAAAAGGTTATGTGGATGAATCACACTTTGATGAATTGAAATATGTAAGAGCAGTCATCAAAGAGACACTTAGGTTGCATCCACCTGCCCCTCTATTACTCCCAAGGCTAAGTAGAGAAAAATGTAAAATTGATGGTTATGAAATACCACAAAACACTCAAGTTATTGTGAATGCTTGGACaattggaagagatccaagatatTGGGAGGATGCAGAGTGCTTTAAAGCAGAGAGATTTCTTGATAGTTCAATTGATTTCAGTGGGAATAATTTTGAGTACATCCCATTTGGAGCAGGAAGAAGGATGTGTCCTGGCATGTCATTTGGTCTAGCAAATGTAGAGCTTCCACTGGCTCTTTTCCTTTACCATTTTGATTGGAAGCTACCCAATGGGATGAAACATGAAGAATTGGATATGAGTGAGGTATACGTTGGTGTGGCAGTGAGAAGAGAACTTAATATGCATGTAATTCCTATCGTCTCCAAGCCTGTGTAA